One window of Pyxicephalus adspersus chromosome 4, UCB_Pads_2.0, whole genome shotgun sequence genomic DNA carries:
- the INSM1 gene encoding insulinoma-associated protein 1, producing MPKGFLVKRNKKSPPVSYRVRDEEEDRAEAAPAWMLYAVPEQRPALCPSGGSPPPASPDRAAPAPPCSPRPPPAGQFGNPESVQQALSSPTRPVSREYLERSFSLGSPVSAESFPSLVSSMEPLLFPPTDLKMGGSLASSSGLPLKRPAEAKPAQPKQPAAKKTKAIRKLTFEDEVTTSPVLGLKIKEGPVERPRPPSSGHKPLGEFICQLCKEEYSDPFSLAQHKCSRIVRVEYRCPECDKVFSCPANLASHRRWHKPRPPAAPAKEEPLSDRDTPSPGASESGSEDGMYECPQCAKKFRRQAYLRKHLLCHASEELLYPEERRAKSPGPVNLSNNNNNECYPCPVCGETFPGKSSQERHLRLLHSSQLYPCKYCPATFYSSPGLTRHINKCHPSENRQVILLQVPVRPAC from the coding sequence ATGCCTAAAGGCTTCCTGGTGAAGAGAAATAAGAAGTCCCCGCCGGTGTCCTACCGGGTACGGGATGAGGAGGAGGACAGAGCCGAGGCCGCCCCGGCATGGATGCTGTACGCTGTGCCCGAGCAGAGGCCGGCTCTGTGCCCCAGCGGAGGCTCTCCACCCCCGGCCAGCCCCGACAGAGCCGCCCCGGCCCCCCCCTGCAGCCCCCGGCCGCCCCCTGCCGGTCAGTTCGGTAACCCGGAGTCAGTTCAGCAGGCGCTGTCCAGCCCGACCCGGCCAGTGAGCAGAGAATACCTGGAGCGGAGCTTCAGCCTGGGGTCCCCGGTGTCCGCGGAGTCCTTCCCCAGCCTCGTCAGCTCCATGGAGCCGCTGCTCTTCCCGCCCACCGACCTGAAGATGGGGGGCAGCCTGGCCTCCTCCTCCGGGCTCCCCCTCAAGAGGCCGGCCGAAGCCAAACCCGCACAGCCCAAGCAGCCGGCCGCCAAGAAGACCAAAGCCATCCGCAAGCTGACCTTCGAGGATGAGGTGACTACCTCCCCGGTGCTGGGGCTGAAGATCAAGGAGGGTCCGGTGGAGCGGCCGCGGCCCCCGAGCTCTGGGCACAAGCCGCTGGGTGAGTTCATCTGCCAGCTGTGTAAGGAGGAATACAGCGACCCGTTCTCCCTGGCCCAGCACAAGTGTTCCCGCATCGTGCGGGTGGAGTACCGCTGCCCCGAGTGTGACAAAGTCTTCAGCTGCCCCGCCAACCTGGCATCGCACCGCCGCTGGCACAAACCCCGGCCCCCCGCTGCCCCCGCCAAGGAGGAGCCGCTCAGTGACCGGGACACCCCGAGCCCCGGAGCCTCCGAGTCCGGATCAGAAGACGGCATGTACGAGTGCCCGCAGTGTGCCAAGAAGTTCCGCCGCCAGGCTTACCTGCGGAAACATCTGCTGTGCCACGCCTCCGAGGAGCTGCTCTACCCCGAGGAGCGGAGAGCCAAGAGCCCCGGGCCGGTCAACctcagcaacaacaacaacaacgaGTGCTACCCGTGCCCGGTGTGCGGGGAAACCTTCCCGGGGAAGAGCAGCCAGGAGCGCCACCTCCGCCTCCTCCATTCCTCCCAGCTCTACCCCTGCAAGTACTGCCCGGCCACCTTCTACAGCTCCCCCGGCCTCACCCGGCACATCAACAAGTGCCACCCCTCGGAGAACAGGCAGGTCATCCTGCTGCAAGTGCCAGTCCGCCCGGCCTGCTGA